A DNA window from Castanea sativa cultivar Marrone di Chiusa Pesio chromosome 7, ASM4071231v1 contains the following coding sequences:
- the LOC142642269 gene encoding putative inactive cadmium/zinc-transporting ATPase HMA3 isoform X1 encodes MAEELKKSYFEVLGLCCASEVALVERILKQLNGVQEISVILPTKTVVVHHTHVISDVTIAEALNKVRLEATVRPQEQSNFQNKWPAPSTMFSGLLLALSFLKYVYHPLEWLALGAVIVGLPTLILRSIASIRNLTLNINILVLMAVIGTLALQDYWEAGTVVFLFSIAQWLETRASYKALATMSSLTSMAPQKAIIAETGEHVDVNAVEMNTVLAVKAGDVIPIDGIVTEGKCEIDEKMLTGESFPVTKELDSNVWAGTINLNGYISVKTTALAKDSVVSRMAKLVEESHNKKSRAQRFIDNCAKYYIPVVMLIAVAFAVIPAALRLPNEEYWFHLAIVVLVSTCPCALILSTPVVNFCALSKAATTGLLVKGGDYLEILAKVKTVAFDKTGTITRGEFAVTNFQVISDDVSLNALLYWVSSIESKSSHPMAAALVEYGRLHSIEPKPENVEDFQNFPGEGVFGKIERKDIYIGNRRIRLRAGCAAEIEFQNMEGKTNGYIYCGATLVGTFGLSDTCRSGAMEAVEEIKSLGIKCVMLTGDNHAAAMLAQDQLGHALDVVHAELLPEDKARIIEEYKKEGPTVMIGDGINDAPALATADIGISMGISGSALAMETGDVILMSNNIQKIPLAIKLARRTLRKLIENVIVSITTKGAILALAFAGYPLIWASVVADVGTCLVVIFNSMLLLQDTPKPQGGHSRSRYGTFSMPSLFGKGKSINPVDGQGGYNGDYGDYEAIKCNDGCCEKLIHEVEPPSGKGCSNCTEASCKDKKFANIAQTSSSSSSSVCCLQKCEAQSQSKKCGTAQGATINNACGSSTAGLLESIVNNASKISDNREIRGCCKQFAEQCCGKPEQYTTNRLSEIVFE; translated from the exons ATGGCTGAAGAATTAAAGAAAAGCTACTTTGAGGTGTTGGGTTTGTGCTGTGCATCAGAGGTAGCATTGGTTGAGAGGATTCTGAAGCAGCTCAATGGAGTCCAAGAAATTTCTGTAATACTACCCACAAAAACAGTTGTTGTCCACCACACTCATGTCATCTCTGATGTTACCATTG CTGAGGCACTCAATAAGGTAAGGCTGGAAGCTACTGTTAGACCCCAGGAACAAAGCAACTTCCAGAACAAATGGCCAGCCCCAAGTACAATGTTCAGTGGCTTATTACTTGCACTTTCCTTTTTGAAGTACGTTTATCATCCATTGGAATGGTTGGCTCTTGGTGCGGTTATTGTCGGCCTTCCTACACTCATATTGAGAAGCATAGCATCCATCCGAAATCTTACTCTTAATATCAACATTCTTGTTCTGATGGCAG TGATAGGGACACTTGCTTTACAAGATTATTGGGAAGCTGGTACCGTAGTCTTTCTGTTCTCCATTGCTCAGTGGCTTGAAACAAGAGCAAGTTACAAG GCTCTGGCTACGATGTCATCTTTAACGAGCATGGCTCCTCAAAAAGCCATAATAGCTGAAACTGGAGAGCATGTTGATGTCAATGCTGTTGAGATGAACACAGTCCTTGCAGTCAAAGCCGGCGATGTCATTCCAATTGACGGTATTGTTACTGAAGGGAAATGtgaaattgatgaaaaaatgCTGACTGGAGAATCATTTCCTGTCACCAAAGAACTGGACTCAAATGTTTGGGCAGGCACTATTAACCTAAATG GTTATATTAGTGTAAAAACTACAGCTTTAGCAAAAGACTCTGTTGTCTCAAGAATGGCAAAGCTAGTAGAGGAGTCGCACAACAAGAAGTCCAGAGCTCAAAGATTCATTGACAATTGTGCAAAGTACTATATTCCTG TGGTTATGTTAATAGCAGTTGCTTTTGCTGTGATTCCGGCTGCACTGAGACTTCCTAACGAAGAGTACTGGTTTCATTTGGCAATAGTAGTGCTTGTAAGCACATGTCCATGTGCACTTATCCTCTCTACACCTGTTGTCAATTTCTGTGCTCTTTCAAAGGCTGCAACAACTGGACTTCTAGTCAAAGGTGGAGATTATCTTGAGATTCTTGCAAAGGTTAAGACTGTTGCTTTCGACAAAACTGGGACAATAACAAGAGGAGAATTTGCGGTGACTAATTTTCAAGTAATCAGTGATGATGTTAGCCTGAACGCATTACTCTACTG GGTTTCAAGCATTGAGAGTAAATCAAGTCATCCAATGGCAGCTGCACTTGTTGAGTATGGACGACTACATTCAATTGAACCAAAGCCTGAAAATGTGGAAgactttcaaaattttcctGGGGAAGGAGTTTTTGGGAAGATTGAGAGGAAAGATATCTATATTGGGAACCGGAGAATTCGTTTGAGAGCAGGGTGTGCAGcag AAATAGAATTTCAAAACATGGAAGGAAAAACAAATGGATATATATACTGTGGAGCAACTCTAGTTGGAACATTCGGCCTCTCTGATACTTGTCGATCAGGGGCCATGGAGGCAGTTGAAGAGATTAAATCATTGGGGATCAAATGTGTCATGCTTACAGGTGATAATCATGCAGCAGCCATGCTTGCACAAGATCAG CTAGGCCATGCTCTAGATGTTGTCCATGCAGAGCTTCTACCTGAAGACAAGGCACGAATAATTGAGGAATATAAGAAAGAAGGACCAACAGTGATGATCGGGGATGGCATTAACGATGCGCCTGCATTAGCCACAGCTGATATTGGCATCTCAATGGGAATTTCAGGATCAGCACTAGCAATGGAGACGGGGGATGTGATTCTCATGTCAAATAACATTCAGAAGATACCATTAGCCATCAAACTTGCGAGAAGAACATTAAGGAAACTCATTGAGAATGTCATTGTATCCATCACAACTAAGGGTGCCATCTTAGCATTGGCCTTTGCAGGTTATCCGCTTATTTGGGCATCAGTTGTCGCAGATGTTGGGACATGCTTGGTCGTAATTTTTAACAGCATGTTACTGTTGCAAGATACACCAAAACCTCAAGGAGGACATTCCAGATCAAGATATGGCACTTTCTCCATGCCTTCTTTATTTGGGAAAGGCAAAAGCATAAATCCTGTTGATGGGCAAGGTGGTTATAATGGAGATTATGGGGACTATGAGGCAATAAAATGCAATGATGGATGCTGTGAGAAACTCATTCATGAAGTGGAACCCCCAAGTGGTAAAGGTTGTTCTAATTGTACAGAAGCTAGTTGCAAGGACAAGAAGTTTGCTAACATAGCACAaactagtagtagtagtagcagcAGCGTTTGTTGTCTACAAAAATGTGAAGCTCAATCTCAAAGCAAAAAATGCGGTACAGCACAAGGTGCAACCATCAATAATGCCTGTGGCTCTAGCACTGCTGGCCTTCTGGAATCTATAGTAAATAATGCTTCTAAGATTTCAGACAATAGAGAGATAAGAGGGTGTTGCAAGCAATTTGCGGAGCAATGTTGTGGTAAGCCTGAGCAATACACAACTAATAGGTTATCAGAAATTGTGTTCGAGTAG
- the LOC142642269 gene encoding cadmium/zinc-transporting ATPase HMA2-like isoform X2 yields MSSLMLPLYVYHPLEWLALGAVIVGLPTLILRSIASIRNLTLNINILVLMAVIGTLALQDYWEAGTVVFLFSIAQWLETRASYKALATMSSLTSMAPQKAIIAETGEHVDVNAVEMNTVLAVKAGDVIPIDGIVTEGKCEIDEKMLTGESFPVTKELDSNVWAGTINLNGYISVKTTALAKDSVVSRMAKLVEESHNKKSRAQRFIDNCAKYYIPVVMLIAVAFAVIPAALRLPNEEYWFHLAIVVLVSTCPCALILSTPVVNFCALSKAATTGLLVKGGDYLEILAKVKTVAFDKTGTITRGEFAVTNFQVISDDVSLNALLYWVSSIESKSSHPMAAALVEYGRLHSIEPKPENVEDFQNFPGEGVFGKIERKDIYIGNRRIRLRAGCAAEIEFQNMEGKTNGYIYCGATLVGTFGLSDTCRSGAMEAVEEIKSLGIKCVMLTGDNHAAAMLAQDQLGHALDVVHAELLPEDKARIIEEYKKEGPTVMIGDGINDAPALATADIGISMGISGSALAMETGDVILMSNNIQKIPLAIKLARRTLRKLIENVIVSITTKGAILALAFAGYPLIWASVVADVGTCLVVIFNSMLLLQDTPKPQGGHSRSRYGTFSMPSLFGKGKSINPVDGQGGYNGDYGDYEAIKCNDGCCEKLIHEVEPPSGKGCSNCTEASCKDKKFANIAQTSSSSSSSVCCLQKCEAQSQSKKCGTAQGATINNACGSSTAGLLESIVNNASKISDNREIRGCCKQFAEQCCGKPEQYTTNRLSEIVFE; encoded by the exons ATGTCATCTCTGATGTTACCATTG TACGTTTATCATCCATTGGAATGGTTGGCTCTTGGTGCGGTTATTGTCGGCCTTCCTACACTCATATTGAGAAGCATAGCATCCATCCGAAATCTTACTCTTAATATCAACATTCTTGTTCTGATGGCAG TGATAGGGACACTTGCTTTACAAGATTATTGGGAAGCTGGTACCGTAGTCTTTCTGTTCTCCATTGCTCAGTGGCTTGAAACAAGAGCAAGTTACAAG GCTCTGGCTACGATGTCATCTTTAACGAGCATGGCTCCTCAAAAAGCCATAATAGCTGAAACTGGAGAGCATGTTGATGTCAATGCTGTTGAGATGAACACAGTCCTTGCAGTCAAAGCCGGCGATGTCATTCCAATTGACGGTATTGTTACTGAAGGGAAATGtgaaattgatgaaaaaatgCTGACTGGAGAATCATTTCCTGTCACCAAAGAACTGGACTCAAATGTTTGGGCAGGCACTATTAACCTAAATG GTTATATTAGTGTAAAAACTACAGCTTTAGCAAAAGACTCTGTTGTCTCAAGAATGGCAAAGCTAGTAGAGGAGTCGCACAACAAGAAGTCCAGAGCTCAAAGATTCATTGACAATTGTGCAAAGTACTATATTCCTG TGGTTATGTTAATAGCAGTTGCTTTTGCTGTGATTCCGGCTGCACTGAGACTTCCTAACGAAGAGTACTGGTTTCATTTGGCAATAGTAGTGCTTGTAAGCACATGTCCATGTGCACTTATCCTCTCTACACCTGTTGTCAATTTCTGTGCTCTTTCAAAGGCTGCAACAACTGGACTTCTAGTCAAAGGTGGAGATTATCTTGAGATTCTTGCAAAGGTTAAGACTGTTGCTTTCGACAAAACTGGGACAATAACAAGAGGAGAATTTGCGGTGACTAATTTTCAAGTAATCAGTGATGATGTTAGCCTGAACGCATTACTCTACTG GGTTTCAAGCATTGAGAGTAAATCAAGTCATCCAATGGCAGCTGCACTTGTTGAGTATGGACGACTACATTCAATTGAACCAAAGCCTGAAAATGTGGAAgactttcaaaattttcctGGGGAAGGAGTTTTTGGGAAGATTGAGAGGAAAGATATCTATATTGGGAACCGGAGAATTCGTTTGAGAGCAGGGTGTGCAGcag AAATAGAATTTCAAAACATGGAAGGAAAAACAAATGGATATATATACTGTGGAGCAACTCTAGTTGGAACATTCGGCCTCTCTGATACTTGTCGATCAGGGGCCATGGAGGCAGTTGAAGAGATTAAATCATTGGGGATCAAATGTGTCATGCTTACAGGTGATAATCATGCAGCAGCCATGCTTGCACAAGATCAG CTAGGCCATGCTCTAGATGTTGTCCATGCAGAGCTTCTACCTGAAGACAAGGCACGAATAATTGAGGAATATAAGAAAGAAGGACCAACAGTGATGATCGGGGATGGCATTAACGATGCGCCTGCATTAGCCACAGCTGATATTGGCATCTCAATGGGAATTTCAGGATCAGCACTAGCAATGGAGACGGGGGATGTGATTCTCATGTCAAATAACATTCAGAAGATACCATTAGCCATCAAACTTGCGAGAAGAACATTAAGGAAACTCATTGAGAATGTCATTGTATCCATCACAACTAAGGGTGCCATCTTAGCATTGGCCTTTGCAGGTTATCCGCTTATTTGGGCATCAGTTGTCGCAGATGTTGGGACATGCTTGGTCGTAATTTTTAACAGCATGTTACTGTTGCAAGATACACCAAAACCTCAAGGAGGACATTCCAGATCAAGATATGGCACTTTCTCCATGCCTTCTTTATTTGGGAAAGGCAAAAGCATAAATCCTGTTGATGGGCAAGGTGGTTATAATGGAGATTATGGGGACTATGAGGCAATAAAATGCAATGATGGATGCTGTGAGAAACTCATTCATGAAGTGGAACCCCCAAGTGGTAAAGGTTGTTCTAATTGTACAGAAGCTAGTTGCAAGGACAAGAAGTTTGCTAACATAGCACAaactagtagtagtagtagcagcAGCGTTTGTTGTCTACAAAAATGTGAAGCTCAATCTCAAAGCAAAAAATGCGGTACAGCACAAGGTGCAACCATCAATAATGCCTGTGGCTCTAGCACTGCTGGCCTTCTGGAATCTATAGTAAATAATGCTTCTAAGATTTCAGACAATAGAGAGATAAGAGGGTGTTGCAAGCAATTTGCGGAGCAATGTTGTGGTAAGCCTGAGCAATACACAACTAATAGGTTATCAGAAATTGTGTTCGAGTAG
- the LOC142642270 gene encoding pentatricopeptide repeat-containing protein At2g34400, translating to MLRKKAPSNTISRHLIFRKAYVYATKQQQQQQQPLSETLLSLVKKCVSIKQLQQVHTQMLINSIHRPNFLLSKIIGLKHFSYASLFFSHIPQPNDYAFNVMIRGLTTTWLKYSLALDLYYHMKFLGLKPNNYTYPFLFIACGNLFALNHGRLAHSSVFKVGLDCDDHTYHSLITMYARCGELSCARKVFDEITERDLVSWNSMISGYSKMGYAGDAVGLFHEMRALGFEPDEMSLVSVLGACGDLGDLSLGRWVEGFVVENKMELNSYVGSALIDMYGKCGDLVAARRVFDSMAKKDVVTWNAMITGYAQNGMSDESIMLFNGMKEAGVDPDKITLIGVLSSCASIGALDMGKWVDTYASERGLHHDIYVGTALIDMYAKCGNLDNALRVFEDMPKKNEVSWNAMISALAFHGQAQAALSLFKRMTNDGGAARPNDITFVAVLSACVHAGLVDEGCSFFDMMGSSFGLVPKIEHYSCMVDLLARAGRLYEAWDFIEKMPEKPDEVALGALLGACHKRRNVDISQRVVQLLLELEPLNSGNYVISSKIFANLKRWDDSARMRVLMRQRGVMKTPGCSWIEVETQLHEFHAGDGLQHNCREIYGLMDLLYEDLKREGYIPMIGEFAEQGVEEAMLFQRPMS from the exons ATGCTTAGGAAAAAAGCTCCTTCAAACACCATTTCCCGCCACCTCATTTTTCGAAAAGCCTACGTATATGCAAcaaagcaacaacaacaacaacaacaacccctGAGTGAAACACTCTTGTCCCTCGTGAAAAAATGTGTATCCATCAAACAGTTACAACAAGTACACACCCAAATGCTCATCAACTCCATTCACAGACCCAATTTCCTTCTCTCCAAAATCATTGGCCTCAAACACTTCTCCTATGCTTCCCTTTTTTTCTCCCATATCCCTCAACCCAATGACTACGCTTTCAATGTCATGATACGTGGCCTAACCACCACATGGCTTAAATACTCTCTTGCTCTTGATTTGTATTACCACATGAAGTTTTTGGGTCTTAAACCGAATAACTATACTTACCCTTTTTTGTTCATTGCTTGCGGCAACCTTTTCGCGTTAAATCATGGCCGGTTGGCTCACTCGTCTGTATTTAAAGTTGGGTTGGACTGTGATGATCATACTTATCATTCTTTGATCACTATGTATGCTCGGTGTGGCGAGTTGAGTTGTGCACGGAAAGTGTTTGATGAAATTACTGAGAGGGATTTGGTTTCTTGGAATTCAATGATTTCGGGGTACTCAAAGATGGGGTATGCTGGGGATGCGGTGGGTTTGTTTCACGAAATGAGGGCATTGGGGTTTGAGCCAGATGAAATGAGTTTAGTGAGTGTTCTTGGGGCGTGTGGGGACTTAGGAGATTTGAGTTTGGGGAGGTGGGTGGAGGGGTTTGTAGTGGAGAATAAGATGGAGCTGAACTCTTATGTGGGTTCTGCATTGATTGATATGTACGGAAAGTGTGGCGATTTGGTTGCAGCAAGGAGGGTATTTGATAGTATGGCAAAGAAAGATGTTGTCACATGGAATGCCATGATTACGGG ATATGCACAAAATGGAATGTCGGATGAATCGATAATGCTATTCAATGGCATGAAAGAGGCAGGTGTTGATCCAGATAAAATCACATTGATTGGAGTGCTGTCTTCATGTGCCTCAATTGGAGCCCTTGACATGGGGAAATGGGTTGATACATATGCATCAGAAAGAGGCTTGCATCATGATATTTATGTGGGTACTGCACTAATTGATATGTATGCCAAGTGTGGGAATTTGGACAATGCACTAAGAGTTTTTGAAGACATGCCCAAGAAAAATGAGGTCTCTTGGAACGCCATGATATCTGCACTTGCTTTTCATGGGCAAGCGCAGGCTGCCCTATCATTATTTAAGCGCATGACAAACGACGGTGGAGCTGCTCGCCCAAATGACATCACTTTTGTAGCAGTACTCTCTGCATGCGTTCATGCAGGATTGGTTGATGAGGGTTGTAGTTTTTTTGATATGATGGGTTCATCTTTTGGTTTGGTCCCGAAAATTGAGCATTACTCTTGCATGGTTGATCTTTTGGCACGTGCCGGACGTCTCTATGAAGCTTGGGACTTCATTGAGAAGATGCCTGAAAAACCCGATGAAGTTGCATTGGGGGCTTTGCTTGGTGCCTGTCATAAGCGCAGAAACGTTGATATCAGTCAGCGGGTTGTGCAATTGCTTCTGGAGTTGGAGCCTTTAAATTCTGGAAATTATGTGATTTCATCAAAGATATTTGCAAATTTGAAAAGGTGGGATGATTCAGCAAGGATGAGAGTTTTAATGAGGCAGAGGGGTGTTATGAAGACTCCTGGTTGTAGCTGGATTGAGGTTGAGACTCAACTTCATGAATTTCATGCTGGTGATGGTTTACAACATAATTGTAGAGAGATTTATGGATTAATGGATCTGCTTTATGAGGACCTGAAGAGGGAAGGTTATATTCCAATGATTGGTGAATTTGCTGAACAAGGTGTGGAAGAGGCAATGTTGTTTCAGAGACCGATGAGTTAA